The following coding sequences are from one Rutidosis leptorrhynchoides isolate AG116_Rl617_1_P2 chromosome 11, CSIRO_AGI_Rlap_v1, whole genome shotgun sequence window:
- the LOC139876870 gene encoding uncharacterized protein isoform X2, translated as MIWRRNYNGGLYLQRRSSRNTKLEMTSISQMVQSVSKIVDSEKGSLHANARKDATISRIIVPSVKTMSTCESLNSPDVEYIDNNDIAEIDSIERKLYSKLNISDHVDTTGKMCKREILIKT; from the exons ATGATATGGAGAAGGAATTACAACGGAG GCTTATATTTGCAAAGGAGGAGCTCAAGAAATACAAAACTGGAAATGACCAG TATTTCGCAGATGGTACAAAGTGTATCGAAAATTGTTGATTCGGAGAAAGGTTCTTTACATGCCAATGCAAGAAAAGATGCAACGATATCAAGAATCATCGTTCCTTCCGTTAAAACAATGTCTACTTGTGAATCATTGAATAGCCCGGATGTTGAATATATTGACAATAATGACATTGCCGAAATCGATTCTATTGAAAGGAAATTGTATAGCAAACTGAATATTTCTGATCATGTTGATACTACAG GGAAGATGTGCAAAAGAGAGATACTTATTAAGACATAG
- the LOC139876870 gene encoding uncharacterized protein isoform X1, with protein sequence MNFVIACILCSVCRLIFAKEELKKYKTGNDQMVQSVSKIVDSEKGSLHANARKDATISRIIVPSVKTMSTCESLNSPDVEYIDNNDIAEIDSIERKLYSKLNISDHVDTTGKMCKREILIKT encoded by the exons ATGAATTTTGTTATAGCGTGCATCCTATGTTCTGTGTGTAGGCTTATATTTGCAAAGGAGGAGCTCAAGAAATACAAAACTGGAAATGACCAG ATGGTACAAAGTGTATCGAAAATTGTTGATTCGGAGAAAGGTTCTTTACATGCCAATGCAAGAAAAGATGCAACGATATCAAGAATCATCGTTCCTTCCGTTAAAACAATGTCTACTTGTGAATCATTGAATAGCCCGGATGTTGAATATATTGACAATAATGACATTGCCGAAATCGATTCTATTGAAAGGAAATTGTATAGCAAACTGAATATTTCTGATCATGTTGATACTACAG GGAAGATGTGCAAAAGAGAGATACTTATTAAGACATAG
- the LOC139876870 gene encoding uncharacterized protein isoform X3 yields the protein MEKELQRRLIFAKEELKKYKTGNDQMVQSVSKIVDSEKGSLHANARKDATISRIIVPSVKTMSTCESLNSPDVEYIDNNDIAEIDSIERKLYSKLNISDHVDTTGKMCKREILIKT from the exons ATGGAGAAGGAATTACAACGGAG GCTTATATTTGCAAAGGAGGAGCTCAAGAAATACAAAACTGGAAATGACCAG ATGGTACAAAGTGTATCGAAAATTGTTGATTCGGAGAAAGGTTCTTTACATGCCAATGCAAGAAAAGATGCAACGATATCAAGAATCATCGTTCCTTCCGTTAAAACAATGTCTACTTGTGAATCATTGAATAGCCCGGATGTTGAATATATTGACAATAATGACATTGCCGAAATCGATTCTATTGAAAGGAAATTGTATAGCAAACTGAATATTTCTGATCATGTTGATACTACAG GGAAGATGTGCAAAAGAGAGATACTTATTAAGACATAG